The proteins below come from a single Metarhizium brunneum chromosome 1, complete sequence genomic window:
- the CTA1 gene encoding Peroxisomal catalase — translation MSKPVFTLAEGQPLSDPSVSTTLPLFGGGSLTTLGDTLLLETLAHFNRERIPERVVHAKATGAWGEFEVTNKDISSLTTAKFLSSPGKKTQVLFRLSTVGGEKGSADTVRDVRGFAVKFFTEQGNFDIVGNDIPVFFVRDPVRFPSLNRSHKKHPATNRPDWTMFWDFHVNQPESAHTLMHLFSTRGIPDSIRRVNGFGVHTFKLVDNEGNFKYCKFHFRPAQGIGHLSDQEAESMAGVDPDFHTKDLWDAIARGNFPVWKLYIQLMEPRDAEKHGRIVFDITKVWPHKEFPLIEVGQMTLTQNPRNFFAEIEQAAFSPSNLVPGIAASPDPMLQARMFAYPDAQRYRLGVNYAQLPPNRPTAPVYAPYERDGVTTSSNYGGDANYVRGTLGPGVASRSATTQIRHLERVHPAATLGLNELAVTEEDFEQPRVLWQKVFDEAEKARWISAVSETLEGVPPPLREAVRSLFSRVDAQIGQLLSAEDKEASHL, via the exons ATGTCTAAGCCGGTGTTTACACTCGCCGAAG GACAACCCCTTTCGGACCCTTCGGTCAGCACAACATTACCTCTATTTGGTGGTGGAAGCCTGACGACCTTGGGTGACACGCTTCTCCTCGAAACGTTGGCGCACTTTAACCGAGAAAGAATCCCAGAGCG AGTGGTTCATGCCAAGGCAACCGGCGCATGGGGAGAGTTTGAAGTAACCAACAAGGACATTTCCTCCTTGACCACGGCCAAGTTTCTCAGCAGTCCCGGCAAGAAGACCCAAGTTCTCTTCCGCCTGAGCACAGTGGGCGGTGAAAAGGGAAGCGCCGATACGGTTCGTGATGTTCGAGGCTTTGCTGTCAAGTTCTTCACGGAACAAGGCAACTTTGACATTGTTGGCAATGACATT CCCGTGTTCTTCGTCCGCGACCCCGTACGATTTCCCTCACTCAATAGAAGCCACAAGAAACATCCTGCGACGAAcagaccagactggaccatG TTTTGGGACTTTCACGTCAATCAGCCAGAGAGCGCCCATACCCTGATGCATCTCTTCAGCACTCGCGGAATACCCGACTCGATCCGGCGAGTAAACGGCTTCGGCGTCCATACATTCAAGCTCGTCGACAACGAGGGCAACTTCAAATATTGCAAGTTCCATTTCCGCCCGGCCCAAGGCATCGGCCACCTGTCCGACCAAGAAGCAGAGAGCATGGCCGGCGTCGATCCCGACTTTCACACAAAGGATCTCTGGGACGCCATTGCCCGCGGCAACTTCCCCGTCTGGAAGCTGTACATTCAACTCATGGAGCCCCGTGACGCCGAAAAGCACGGCCGCATAGTGTTCGACATCACCAAAGTCTGGCCGCACAAGGAATTCCCCCTGATCGAAGTCGGCCAGATGACGCTCACCCAAAAC CCAAGGAACTTCTTCGCCGAGATCGAGCAAGCCGCCTTCTCGCCGTCCAACCTCGTCCCTGGCATCGCCGCATCCCCAGACCCAA TGCTGCAGGCTCGCATGTTTGCCTACCCCGACGCCCAGCGGTACCGCCTCGGCGTCAACTACGCACAACTACCCCCGAATCGACCGACTGCCCCCGTCTACGCGCCATACGAGCGGGACGGAGTAACCACGAGCTCAAACTACGGAGGGGATGCGAATTATGTCCGCGGCACTCTCGGCCCGGGCGTGGCCTCGCGCTCTGCCACCACGCAGATCAGACACCTCGAGCGAGTTCACCCGGCTGCCACCCTGGGACTGAACGAGCTCGCCGTGACAGAGGAGGACTTTGAGCAGCCCAGAGTCCTGTGGCAGAAGGTCTTTGACGAGGCGGAGAAGGCGCGCTGGATATCCGCCGTCAGCGAGACGTTGGAGGGtgttcctcctcctcttcgagAAGCAGTGCGGTCGCTGTTTAGTCGGGTCGATGCGCAGATTGGGCAGCTGCTGTctgccgaggacaaggaggccTCGCATCTGTAG
- the prlG_0 gene encoding MFS transporter prlG, which yields MEHPPPATSSFGRRRAQPEMTQVTSQTWSSSSTRQHQEQPRQPQPEDTEGEAEDEPYTNIQVRRAIRTMNAAFDWTGPDDPDNPRNFPLSIRLFSTVAVTGLATVATVAGSMYAPAQDDVASKFNCSRELAVVPLSMYNLGLAFGPLIGAPLSETYGRKAVFLVAGPIFAAFMVGSGFSTTLTSLIACRFFAGMFSSSLINNAPATILDSASGKLRGVSLSIYYTMPSFGAAFGPFVGGFIVQAGGWQWTQWTAVSMAVGFYIPVCFTPETYKRVILRRRAIRLGLDTSSQRTSPGRAFRYFATVLIQRPLHMLFTEPIVTLISLYNGFLYGLLYTFVIAVPWIFREYYGFSNTGESLSYLGLMVGTLVASAPLVLIDLKYYQKRLAQWRESHPPNDDGVEEPLPSEHRLIGAMIGSLLLPTGLFISAWTAQYKVHWIVPIMFQSCVMLSSLLIYASATMFMLDAYGPMYAASASGAMMMSRYLLSTAFPLFALQMYKALGVGWATSLLGFITVAMAPIPWCFWVFGERIRRRSKYETSI from the coding sequence ATGGAGCACCCTCCACCGGCGACGTCGTCATTCGGGCGGCGCCGTGCACAACCGGAAATGACACAGGTGACTTCTCAAACATGGTCGTCCAGCAGCACACGGCAACACCAGGAACAACCACGGCAACCGCAGCCAGAAGACACCGAGGGTGAGGCTGAAGATGAGCCCTACACCAATATCCAGGTCCGCCGGGCCATTCGCACCATGAACGCGGCCTTTGACTGGACCGGCCCGGATGACCCTGACAACCCACGCAACTTCCCACTGTCCATCCGCCTCTTCAGCACCGTCGCCGTCACGGGCCTCGCAACCGTTGCCACCGTCGCCGGATCCATGTATGCGCCGGCCCAAGACGACGTCGCATCCAAATTCAACTGTAGCCGCGAATTGGCCGTTGTCCCGCTGTCCATGTACAATCTCGGCCTGGCATTTGGTCCGCTAATCGGCGCTCCGTTGTCTGAGACATACGGCCGGAAGGCCGTgttcctcgtcgccggcccCATCTTTGCTGCCTTCATGGTCGGGTCAGGATTCAGCACGACCTTGACCAGCCTCATCGCCTGCCGCTTCTTTGCAGGCATGTTCTCCTCGTCGCTTATTAACAATGCACCGGCCACGATTCTAGACTCTGCATCTGGAAAGCTGCGAGGCGTAAGTCTGAGTATATACTACACCATGCCGTCCTTTGGAGCTGCATTCGGTCCGTTTGTGGGCGGGTTCATCGTCCAGGCTGGCGGGTGGCAATGGACGCAATGGACGGCTGTGTCCATGGCTGTCGGCTTTTATATCCCCGTGTGTTTTACGCCAGAGACGTACAAGAGGGTGATTTTGAGAAGACGTGCCATCCGCCTTGGGCTGGATACCTCCTCGCAGAGGACGTCGCCTGGTCGAGCTTTCCGGTACTTCGCCACGGTGCTGATCCAGCGGCCGCTGCATATGCTGTTCACGGAACCCATTGTAACGCTGATTAGTCTGTACAACGGCTTCCTGTACGGATTGCTGTACACATTCGTTATTGCTGTGCCGTGGATCTTCCGAGAGTACTACGGATTCAGCAACACGGGTGAATCACTGTCGTACCTGGGTCTGATGGTTGGCACACTTGTTGCTTCGGCACCCCTGGTTCTCATTGATTTAAAATACTACCAGAAGCGCCTGGCTCAGTGGCGAGAGAGTCATCCTCCgaacgacgacggcgtggagGAACCCTTGCCTTCGGAACACCGGCTCATCGGCGCCATGATTGGCAGTCTCCTCTTACCGACTGGCTTGTTCATATCGGCGTGGACGGCTCAGTACAAGGTCCACTGGATAGTGCCCATCATGTTCCAGAGCTGTGTCATGCTGAGCTCCCTGCTGATTTACGCCAGCGCCACCATGTTTATGCTCGATGCCTACGGCCCAATGTACGCGGCGTCGGCTTCTggtgccatgatgatgagtCGGTATCTTCTCAGTACTGCATTTCCATTGTTTGCTTTGCAAATGTACAAGGCCCTCGGCGTGGGGTGGGCAACGAGCTTGCTGGGGTTTATTACCGTAGCCATGGCTCCAATTCCGTGGTGTTTCTGGGTTTTTGGTGAGCGAATTAGAAGACGCAGCAAATATGAGACGAGCATATAG
- the MDH1_0 gene encoding Malate dehydrogenase, translated as MLASRIQRRAFSASARNLSKVAVLGAAGGIGQPLSLLLKQNPKVTELALYDIRGGPGVAADLSHINTKSTVKGYEPTAAGLAECVKGSDIVLIPAGVPRKPGMTRDDLFNTNASIVRDLAKAVAESAPNAKLLVIANPVNSTVPICAEVFKARGVYNPKTLFGVTTLDVVRASRFVSEIKGTDPKDENITVIGGHSGVTIVPLFSQSNHPDLSSNAELVKRVQFGGDEVVKAKDGAGSATLSMAMAGARMADSLLRASAGEKGVIEPTFVDSPLYKDQGIDFFSSKVELGPDGVKQILPVGEIDAAEEKLVEACLGDLKKNIEKGVTFVAQNPGK; from the exons ATGTTGGCTTCCAGAATCCAGCGCAGGGCTTTCTCTGCCTCTGCCCGCAAC CTCTCCAAGGTTGCCGTCCTCGGTGCTGCCGGTGGCATTGGCCAGCCTCTTTCTCTGCTCCTCAAGCAGAACCCCAAGGTTACTGAGCTTGCCCTGTACGATATCCGCGGCGGACCCG GTGTCGCTGCCGACCTTTCCCATATCAACACCAAGTCTACCGTCAAGGGATATGAGCCCACCGCTGCTGGCCTCGCCGAGTGCGTCAAGGGCTCCGACATCGTCCTCATCCCCGCTGGTGTCCCCCGTAAGCCCGGCATGACCCGTGACGAtctcttcaacaccaacgCCTCCATTGTCCGCGATCTCGCCAAGGCTGTTGCTGAGTCTGCTCCCAATGCCAAGCTCCTCGTCATTGCGAACCCCGTCAACTCGACCGTTCCTATCTGCGCCGAGGTCTTCAAGGCCCGCGGTGTCTACAACCCCAAGACGCTTTTCGGTGTCACCACTCTGGATGTTGTCCGCGCCAGCCGCTTCGTCTCTGAGATCAAGGGAACTGACCCCAAGGACGAGAACATCACTGTCATTGGCGGTCACTCCGGTGTCACTATCGTCCCTCTCTTCAGCCAGAGCAACCACCCCGACCTGAGCTCCAACGCTGAGCTCGTCAAGCGTGTCCAGTTCGGTGGCGACGAggtcgtcaaggccaaggatggcGCTGGTTCTGCCACcctctccatggccatggctggtgCTCGCATGGCCGACTCTCTCCTCCGTGCTTCTGCTGGCGAGAAGGGTGTCATTGAGCCCACTTTCGTCGACTCACCCCTCTACAAGGACCAGGGCATTgacttcttctccagcaaGGTCGAGCTGGGCCCCGACGGCGTCAAGCAGATCCTGCCCGTTGGCGAGATCGACGCCGCTGAGGAGAAGCTTGTCGAAGCTTGCCTGGGCGACCTCAAGAAGAACATCGAGAAGGGTGTCACTTTCGTTGCTCAGAACCCTGGAAAATAA
- the SPF1 gene encoding Manganese-transporting ATPase 1: MPPLIDSPQIKQAELLRPLSFHFHTYVWPFAIIWPIFLRYYLTPDLYEEYIGAPEWTFVWCGTIITLQSLVWLSTHWSVSLEARFKATRVDTVEDAQLIKVLPIANAGSGEICKLVRDKVGGKLITSFLFQKRRFLYNTETKSFSTLQYDIDSEPKPTIGHFQSFRGLEKQSELTRVEQHYGTNTFDIPVPTFTELFKEHAVAPFFVFQIFCVGLWLLDEYWYYSLFTLFMLVAFESTVVWQRQRTLNEFRGMSIKPYDIWVFRLGKWIEIQTDALLPGDLVSVDRTKEDSGVACDMLLVEGTAIVNEAMLSGESTPLLKDSIQLRPSDAVLDPEGLDKNAFLWGGTKVLQVTHGNPEQEKPKLSSHVPTPPNNGAMAIITKTGFETSQGSLVRTMIYSTERVSANNFEALLFILFLLIFAIAASWYVWDEGVRKDRKRSKLLLDCILIVTSVVPPELPMELSLAVNTSLAALSKLAIFCTEPFRIPYGGRIDVACFDKTGTLTGEDLVVEGIAGLGLADSNIVDTKEADGAHSTMVRVTEASVETQLVLATAHALVKLDEGDIVGDPMEKATLTSLDWGLGRNDILASKNKYSGAQGTVQIKRRFQFSSALKRQSSVAMVNGISRTGKKVKGTFVGVKGAPETIMKMLVNVPADYEETYKYFTRKGSRVLALAYKQLTVDSELGSSKINDLKREKVEADLTFAGFLVLHCPLKEDAKEAVQMLNESSHRVVMITGDNPLTAVHVAREVEIVDRDVLILDAPEDNVDGKKLVWKSVDDKISIPVDATKPIDAEILKTKDLCVTGYALAQFKDEAGWNSLLRHTWVYARVSPKQKEDILLGLKDMGYYTLMAGDGTNDVGALKQAHIGVALLNGTKEDLTRIAEHSRNTKMKEVYQKQCDLMKRFNQPAPPVPVMIAHLYPPGPSNPNYMKAAEREAKNKNMPIEDYIRAQGHPTETIVSPGAQSLANAQDARQAEVQKKAAGFADKLASGMLEAEIGDDEPPTLKLGDASVAAPFTSKLRDVIAIPNIIRQGRCTLVATIQMYKILALNCLISAYSLSVLYLEGIKFGDTQYTISGMLMSVCFLSISRAKVVEGLSKERPQPNIFNIYIIGSILGQFAIHIVTLIYVARLCEKIEPRSGIVDLEAEFEPSLLNSAIYLLQLIQQVSTFAINYQGRPFRESLSENKAMFYGILGVSGLAFVCALELMPEINEQMKLVKFTEEFKIKMAVVMALDYVVCFVIEKGLKAGFSDYHARDIAERRPEQLERENARKKIEAEKKAADEEAKRMEKVAEFERQVAERRRKLEEWRAGRRAQ; this comes from the exons ATGCCGCCGCTGATCGACAGCCCTCAGATCAAGCAGGCCGAGCTGCTGCGCCCGCTGTCCTTTCACTTCCACACCTACGTCTGGccctttgccatcatctGGCCCATCTTCTTGCGATACTACCTGACTCCTGATCTGTACGAGGAATACATTGGTGCGCCGGAATGGACTTTCGTTTGGTGTGGCACCATCATCACTCTACAGTCGCTTGTCTGGCTTAGCACCCACTGGAGTGTTTCCTTGGAGGCTCGCTTCAAGGCTACCAGGGTCGACActgttgaagatgcccagCTAATCAAGGTTCTGCCCATTGCCAACGCAGGCTCTGGCGAGATTTGCAAACTTGTTCGCGACAAG GTTGGTGGCAAGCTCATTACCTCGTTCTTGTTTCAGAAACGCCGTTTCCTCTACAACACCGAAACCAAGTCCTTCTCGACGCTCCAATATGACATCGACTCCGAGCCCAAGCCAACCATCGGTCACTTCCAGTCCTTCAGAGGTCTTGAGAAGCAGTCTGAACTCACCCGAGTCGAACAGCACTACGGTACCAACACCTTCGACATTCCCGTTCCCACCTTTACCGAGCTTTTCAAGGAGCACGCCGTTGCTCCATTCTTCGTTTTCCAGATCTTCTGCGTCGGTCTTTGGTTGCTCGATGAATATTGGTACTACTCACTCTTCACGCTGTTCATGCTTGTGGCTTTCGAAAGCACCGTCGTTTGGCAGCGTCAGCGCACTCTCAACGAGTTCCGTGGTATGAGCATCAAACCCTATGACATCTGGGTGTTCCGTCTTGGAAAATGGATCGAGATTCAGACAGACGCTCTTTTGCCCGGCGACCTCGTCTCTGTCGACCGAACCAAAGAGGACAGTGGTGTGGCTTGTGACATGCTTTTGGTTGAAGGAACAGCCATCGTTAACGAGGCTATGCTTTCTGGAGAAAGCACCCCTCTCCTCAAGGACTCTATCCAGCTGCGTCCGTCTGACGCTGTGCTGGATCCTGAAGGACTAGACAAGAACGCCTTCCTTTGGGGTGGCACCAAGGTTCTTCAAGTTACTCACGGCAACCCCGAGCAAGAGAAGCCAAAACTATCGTCTCACGTTCCAACTCCTCCTAacaacggcgccatggctATTATTACCAAGACTGGATTCGAGACCTCTCAGGGCAGTCTTGTTCGCACCATGATTTATTCCACCGAACGCGTTTCGGCCAATAACTTTGAGGCCCTTCTATTCATCTTGTTTCTCTTGATTTTCGCAATCGCCGCCTCTTGGTATGTTTGGGACGAGGGTGTCCGCAAAGACCGCAAACGATCCAAACTTCTGCTCGACTGCATCTTGATTGTCACCAGTGTCGTTCCCCCGGAACTGCCCATGGAGCTCAGTCTTGCGGTCAATACCAGTCTGGCCGCACTTTCCAAGTTGGCTATTTTCTGTACCGAGCCCTTCCGAATTCCGTATGGTGGCCGTATTGACGTTGCTTGCTTCGACAAGACCGGTACCCTCACCGGCGAAGATTTGGTTGTCGAAGGCATTGCTGGACTTGGCCTGGCCGACTCAAATATTGTTGATACAAAGGAAGCCGACGGAGCTCACTCCACCATGGTGCGTGTGACCGAGGCCAGTGTTGAGACTcagctcgtcctcgccaCTGCCCATGCTCTTGTCAAGCTTGACGAGGGCGATATTGTTGGTGATCCCATGGAGAAAGCTACCCTGACGTCCCTTGACTGGGGTCTTGGTCGTAACGACATCTTGGCTAGCAAGAACAAGTATAGTGGTGCCCAGGGAACCGTACAGATCAAGCGTCGCTTCCAGTTCTCCTCGGCTCTCAAACGTCAGAGCTCAGTTGCCATGGTAAATGGGATCTCCCGGACCGGCAAGAAGGTGAAGGGTACTTTCGTTGGTGTCAAGGGTGCTCCCGAGACTATCATGAAAATGCTGGTGAATGTGCCCGCCGACTACGAGGAGACCTACAAGTACTTCACTCGCAAGGGATCTCGCgttctggccttggcctACAAACAACTCACAGTGGATTCTGAGCTCGGTTCTAGCAAAATCAACGACTTGAAGCGTGAAAAGGTAGAGGCTGATCTTACTTTTGCCGGCTTTTTAGTGTTGCACTGTCCATTAAAGGAGGACGCCAAGGAGGCCGTCCAGATGCTCAATGAGAGTAGCCACCGAGTTGTCATGATCACTGGAGACAACCCCTTGACTGCCGTCCATGTTGCTCGCGAGGTCGAAATTGTTGATCGAGATGTCTTGATTCTGGATGCACCTGAGGACAATGTTGACGGAAAGAAATTGGTCTGGAAGAGCGTTGATGACAAGATAAGCATTCCTGTGGATGCAACCAAGCCCATTGACGCTGAAATTCTCAAGACAAAGGATCTTTGCGTCACCGGATATGCCTTGGCTCAGTTCAAGGACGAAGCCGGCTGGAACTCATTGCTCCGCCATACTTGGGTTTATGCCCGAGTCTCCCCTAAGCAAAAGGAAGAcattcttcttgggctcAAGGACATGGGTTATTACACTCTCATGGCTGGTGATGGCACGAACGATGTCGGTGCTCTCAAACAGGCACACATTGGCGTTGCCCTCCTCAACGGTACCAAGGAGGACTTGACTCGCATTGCTGAACACTCGAGAAACACCAAAATGAAGGAAGTCTACCAGAAGCAGTGTGATTTAATGAAGCGTTTCAACCAGCCAGCCCCGCCTGTTCCTGTCATGATTGCCCACCTATATCCTCCTGGTCCTAGCAACCCCAACTACATGAAGGCGGCTGAGCGTGAGGCTAAGAACAAGAATATGCCTATCGAAGACTACATCAGGGCACAGGGTCATCCTACCGAAACCATTGTCTCGCCTGGGGCACAAAGCTTGGCCAATGCTCAAGATGCTCGACAGGCCGAAGTTCAGAAGAAGGCCGCTGGATTTGCTGACAAGCTTGCGTCTGGCATGCTTGAAGCGGAGATAGGTGATGACGAACCACCCACTCTTAAGCTTGGTGATGCATCTGTCGCTGCTCCTTTCACTTCTAAGCTCAGAGACGTCATTGCCATTCCCAACATCATCCGCCAAGGCCGGTGCACTCTCGTTGCCACTATTCAGATGTACAAGATTCTTGCCCTCAACTGTCTGATTAGCGCCTACTCCCTCTCCGTCCTGTACCTCGAGGGAATCAAGTTCGGTGATACTCAGTACACAATCAGTGGTATGCTCATGTCTGTCTGCTTCCTCAGCATTTCCCGCGCCAAGGTCGTCGAAGGTCTGAGCAAGGAAAGACCTCAGCCCAACATTTTCAACATTTACATCATTGGTTCTATCCTTGGACAATTCGCCATCCACATCGTAACTCTAATCTATGTTGCCCGACTATGCGAGAAGATTGAGCC ACGCTCCGGTATTGTCGATCTCGAAGCAGAATTTGAGCCATCCCTTCTCAACTCCGCCATCTACCTCCTCCAACTTATCCAGCAAGTGTCCACCTTTGCAATCAACTACCAAGGCCGCCCCTTCCGAGAATCCCTCTCCGAGAACAAAGCCATGTTCTACGGCATCCTCGGCGTATCAGGTCTGGCCTTCGTCTGCGCCCTGGAACTGATGCCCGAAATCAATGAGCAAATGAAACTCGTCAAGTTTACTGAAGAATTCAAGATCAAAATGGCTGTCGTCATGGCGCTCGATTACGTCGTTTGCTTCGTCATTGAGAAGGGCCTTAAGGCTGGGTTCAGCGACTACCACGCTCGTGATATCGCTGAGCGTCGACCCGAGCAGCTCGAGCGCGAGAATGCCCGTAAGAAGATTGAGGCGGAAAAGAAGGCGGCTGAcgaggaggccaagaggATGGAGAAGGTGGCTGAGTTCGAGAGACAAGTTGccgagaggaggaggaagttgGAGGAGTGGAGAGCCGGGCGTCGTGCTCAGTAG
- the sed2_0 gene encoding Tripeptidyl-peptidase sed2, translating into MALTLLMTACAFARLGAGAICLEKATTIPDGWQMLDEIPDPSTPMRFSIALRQPEMHGLASKILANGLLGMGDTRSLRTPAQDDVDHVMEWLSSNGVSEAKVDTDWIRVATTVGEANKLLDMQLRRYSYDGKKPILRAPEYNIPDSLDTAIDFIHPIANFMTPEHEVSVAPPLAEDAGLHRRDVACSPATTPDCINKLYGINYTTPDGKSCIRFGIAGFLEQWANYDDTRRSFEHSRPDLVKAGYNFTVELINGGENQQDLGTAGSEANLDIQFGMAVGYPTNVVYYSTGGRGAKIGDNGEPLTGELDDNEPYLDFFHHLSSKKNEELPHVLSISYADDELSVPKAYAIRVCNEIGMLTSRGVSVLSGSGDGGAKGGRNATCRSNDGSNKDMTISTFPASCPWVTSVGAVNNGQEPPNGSVFSSGGFSAYFERPDWQDAAVSEYVDALDGHLEGYYNSSMRAVPDISAIGTRFQTVINGSPFMLDGTSASTPVLAGMIALVNDARVRQGKPVLGWLNERLYSDEVREVLQDITAGQSFSCKFSGGKEPGGWPATEGYDAITGLGVPNDFNKFMDVLVNMD; encoded by the coding sequence ATGGCGCTGACtctgttgatgacggcgtgCGCCTTTGCCCGTCTCGGTGCCGGTGCCATATGTCTCGAAAAGGCCACGACGATTCCCGACGGATGGCAGATGCTTGACGAGATACCCGATCCCTCGACGCCAATGCGGTTCTCAATTGCGCTGAGGCAGCCCGAGATGCACGGGCTGGCATCCAAGATCCTCGCCAACGGCTTGCTGGGCATGGGCGACACGCGGTCTCTCAGAACGCCTGCACAAGACGATGTAGACCATGTCATGGAGTGGCTATCGAGCAATGGCGTctccgaggccaaggttgaCACGGACTGGATCCGCGTTGCGACGACTGTTGGCGAAGCAAATAAGCTGCTTGATATGCAGCTTCGCCGGTACTCGTACGACGGCAAGAAGCCCATTCTTCGCGCCCCCGAGTACAACATCCCCGACTCCCTTGACACAGCCATAGATTTCATTCATCCCATTGCCAACTTTATGACGCCCGAGCACGAGGTATCCGTTGCACCGCCGCTGGCCGAGGACGCGGGCCTGCACCGCCGTGATGTCGCCTGCTCGCCCGCCACGACTCCCGACTGCATCAACAAGCTGTACGGAATCAACTACACGACCCCCGACGGCAAGTCGTGCATTCGATTCGGCATCGCCGGTTTCTTGGAGCAATGGGCCAACTACGACGACACGAGGCGGAGCTTTGAACACTCGCGGCCCGACCTCGTCAAGGCCGGCTACAACTTCACCGTGGAGctcatcaacggcggcgAGAACCAACAGGACCTGGGCACCGCCGGATCCGAGGCCAACCTGGACATCCAGTTCGGCATGGCCGTTGGCTACCCCACAAACGTTGTCTACTATTCCACCGGCGGCCGCGGTGCCAAGATTGGCGACAACGGCGAGCCTCTTAccggcgagctggacgacAACGAACCCTACCTCGACTTCTTCCACCACCTCTCCTCTAAGAAGAACGAGGAGCTCCCCCACGTGCTATCCATCTCGTAcgcagacgacgagctcTCCGTGCCCAAGGCCTACGCCATCCGCGTCTGCAACGAGATTGGCATGCTTACCAGCCGCGGCGTGTCCGTCCTCAGCGGCtccggcgacggcggcgccaagggcGGCCGAAATGCGACCTGCCGCAGCAACGACGGGAGCAACAAGGACATGACCATCTCGACCTTCCCGGCCTCGTGCCCCTGGGTCACGTCTGTCGGCGCCGTTAATAACGGCCAGGAGCCGCCAAACGGATCCGTCTTCAGCTCCGGCGGCTTCTCAGCCTACTTTGAGCGCCCGGATTGGCAGGACGCCGCTGTGAGCGAGTACGTCGACGCACTTGACGGTCACCTGGAGGGCTACTATAACTCGAGCATGCGTGCCGTGCCGGACATTTCCGCCATCGGCACCCGGTTCCAGACCGTCATCAACGGGTCCCCCTTTATGCTTGATGGGACCAGCGCGAGTACCCCCGTCCTCGCTGGCATGATTGCCCTGGTGAATGACGCGCGCGTTCGTCAGGGGAAGCCCGTCTTGGGCTGGTTGAACGAGAGGCTGTACTCGGACGAGGTTCGTGAGGTCCTGCAGGACATCACGGCCGGACAGAGCTTCTCGTGCAAGTTCTCTGGGGGAAAGGAGCCCGGTGGCTGGCCTGCCACCGAGGGGTATGATGCGATTACGGGCCTTGGCGTGCCCAACGactttaataagtttatGGACGTGTTGGTGAATATGGACTAG